In the genome of Raphanus sativus cultivar WK10039 chromosome 4, ASM80110v3, whole genome shotgun sequence, one region contains:
- the LOC108854675 gene encoding DNA repair protein UVH3 isoform X3, translating into MDGNVDPAVLASLPPSMQLDLLVRMREKLMSENRQKYQKVKKAPEKFSELQIEAYLKTVAFRREINEVQRTAGGRTVGGVQTSRIASEANRDFIFSSSFAGDKEVLASAREGRNDVQHKNTPQQSLPVPVKNISSLNKSDATTELDRDEPANPDENIEVYIDERGRLRIRNRHMGIQMTRDIQRNLHLMKEKEKTAFGSTSNNDETFNAWENFPSEDQFLENLPVNKDDVVNLDSQNDDSMLRNQSAIEISFDHDGGGKDIDEEDDMFLQLAAGGPVTISSAENDPKEDSLSWASDSDWEEVPAEQSSVISKLEVNSSNQHTPENISTDEDAAREDTTCENASNSIENDTVTKFSRGYLEEEADLQEAIQKSLLDLHDKESEDVLEENQTVGINLVTDKPIQDSMCSIETVGKDEEKGTLDGIPIMKASGALNEQSNTSVTGNVDGHRDVTKQIGTHPSSSSDNGRRAVRNEMPQVKSVISPEKSFTIASENSMVSTMAKHNNEDGSERFGGESIKVSAMPIADEERISSHIGILDDTDSQQETREENNFKDRAFNIESSTELEEKAVPVELSEAILEEEMRVLDEEYVNLGDEQRKLERNAESVSSEMFAEIQELLQIFGLPYIIAPMEAEAQCAYMELSNLIDGIVTDDSDVFLFGARSVYKNIFDDRKYVETYFMKDIEKELGLSRDKIIRMAMLLGSDYTEGISGIGIVNAIEVVTAFPEDDGLQKFREWVESPDPTILGKNDAKAGSSVKKRGSGSAPNESTSSVSADDTEEIKKIFMDKHRKVSKNWHIPATFPSEAVISAYLNPQVDRSTETFSWGKPDRLVLRTLCWEKFGWDGKKTDDVLLPVLKEYEKRETQLRMEAFYSFSERFAKIRSKRIKKAVKGIGGGLSSEVVDHTLQEGPRKGNKKSLSPHETEDNTSEKDSSKTDEKEKNKRNRTEKPSSSRGRAQKRGRGRGRGRGRKNLLPELSDGSFDGEGDGRNNVVGLQEPHEARPGNPQKVRRSTRSRNPVKYSEKEDDQLDESRGNGESLGENLEDVDDDFLKKLGSLGNVSEERTHNETTTTINASNNECPSEDYIQMGGGFCVDEAETGGDTHLEDKDSDDYRVMGGGFCVDEDETGEKDDAMEAEVLETENVNSQNKAKRQNEDASLEEYGGGIEIGNSSGGGLSAMPFLKRKKRKS; encoded by the exons GTCGACCCAGCTGTTTTGGCTTCTCTTCCTCCATCCATGCAGCTTGATCTCCTTGTTCGG ATGAGAGAAAAATTGATGTCAGAAAACCGGCAAAAGTACCAAAAGGTCAAGAAG GCCCCTGAAAAGTTTTCCGAATTGCAAATAGAAGCATATCTCAAAACTGTAGCCTTCCGTCGAGAAATTAATGAAGTTCAGAGAACTGCTGGTGGGAGGACCGTCGGTGGTGTTCAAACTTCTAGGATAGCATCTGAAGCGAACAGAGATTTTATCTTCTCATCTTCCTTTGCTGGCGATAAAGA AGTACTTGCGTCTGCCAGAGAAGGAAGAAATGATGTACAACATAAAAATACGCCACAACAGTCTTTGCCAGTCCCTGTTAAGAATATTTCTTCGCTGAATAAATCAGATGCTACTACCGAGTTGGATAGAGATGAACCCGCGAATCCTGATGAAAATATTGAAGTGTACATAGATGAAAGGGGCCGTTTAAGAATAAGGAACAGGCACATGGGGATCCAAATGACTCGTGATATCCAGAGGAACTTACATTTGAtgaaagaaaaggagaaaacagCTTTTGGTTCTACGTCGAACAATGATGAAACGTTCAACGCCTGGGAGAACTTTCCTTCCGAGGACCAGTTTCTTGAAAATTTACCTGTTAATAAAGACGATGTTGTGAATCTGGATAGCCAGAATGATGATTCCATGCTGCGAAATCAATCTGCAATAGAGATATCATTTGACCATGATGGTGGTGGAAAAGATATTGATGAGGAAGATGATATGTTTCTTCAGTTGGCAGCGGGGGGACCAGTGACAATTAGTTCTGCAGAAAATGATCCTAAAGAAGACTCTTTGTCGTGGGCATCTGACAGTGATTGGGAAGAAGTGCCTGCTGAACAGAGTAGTGTTATCTCTAAGCTTGAAGTGAATTCAAGCAATCAGCATACTCCCGAGAATATTAGTACCGATGAGGATGCAGCAAGGGAAGACACTACTTGTGAAAATGCCAGTAACTCCATAGAGAACGATACAGTAACAAAGTTCTCAAGAGGTTATTtggaagaagaagctgattTGCAAGAGGCTATCCAGAAAAGTCTACTTGACTTGCATGATAAGGAATCCGAGGATGTCCTTGAAGAAAATCAAACGGTGGGGATAAATCTAGTTACTGACAAGCCAATTCAGGATAGTATGTGTTCTATTGAAACCGTTGGTAAAGATGAGGAAAAGGGAACTCTGGACGGAATACCAATTATGAAAGCTAGTGGTGCTTTAAATGAGCAGTCCAACACTTCGGTAACGGGCAATGTAGATGGCCACAGAGATGTTACCAAACAAATTGGTACTCACCCTTCTTCCAGTTCTGACAACGGTAGACGTGCTGTGAGAAACGAAATGCCACAAGTAAAGTCAGTAATCTCACCCGAGAAATCATTTACTATTGCTAGTGAGAACAGCATGGTGTCCACCATGGCTAAACACAATAATGAAGACGGTTCTGAAAGATTTGGAGGCGAATCTATCAAAGTGTCTGCTATGCCCATAGCAGATGAGGAGAGAATCAGTTCGCACATAGGGATACTCGATGACACAGATTCGCAGCAAGAAACAAGGGAGGAAAATAACTTTAAGGACCGCGCTTTTAATATTGAGTCTTCAACAGAGTTAGAAGAGAAAGCCGTGCCTGTTGAACTTTCAGAAGCAATTCTGGAGGAGGAAATGCGAGTTCTTGATGAAGAATATGTAAATTTAGGTGATGAACAGAGGAAACTTGAGCGGAATGCTGAATCTGTTAGCAGTGAGATGTTTGCGGAAATCCAG GAACTACTCCAAATATTTGGGTTACCGTACATTATAGCTCCCATGGAAGCAGAGGCACAGTGTGCATATATGGAACTATCAAACCTTATTGATGGTATTGTCACTGACGATTCTGATGTATTCTTGTTTGGAGCAAGGAGTgtgtacaaaaatatatttgatgatcGCAAATATGTGGAGACATACTTTATGAAG GACATTGAGAAGGAGCTTGGCTTGAGCAGAGATAAAATAATCCGTATGGCGATGCTACTAGGAAGTGATTACACGGAAGGAATCAG TGGAATTGGTATTGTCAATGCTATTGAAGTTGTGACTGCATTTCCCGAGGATGATGGGCTTCAGAAATTTCGTGAATGGGTTGAATCACCTGATCCAACCATTTTAGGAAAGAATGATGCAAAAGCAGGTTCCAGTGTAAAGAAGCGTGGATCTGGCTCCGCACCTAATGAAAGCACCTCAAGTGTCTCGGCCGATGacacagaagaaatcaagaaaatCTTCATGGATAAGCAT AGGAAGGTAAGCAAGAACTGGCACATTCCAGCTACTTTCCCTAGTGAAGCTGTTATTTCTGCCTACTTGAATCCACAAGTGGACCGGTCGACTGAGACTTTCTCATGGGGCAAGCCTGATCGCTTAGTCCTTAGAAC GCTATGCTGGGAAAAGTTTGGTTGGGACGGTAAGAAGACAGATGATGTGCTACTACCCGTCTTGAAGGAGTACGAAAAACGCGAG ACGCAACTTCGTATGGAAGCTTTCTATTCCTTCAGTGAAAGATTTGCAAAGATCCGTAGCAAAAGAATTAAAAAGGCTGTCAAAGGAATTGGTGGAGGTCTATCATCCGAAGTGGTTGATCATACTCTCCAGGAAGGTCCAAGAAAGGGAAACAAGAAAAGTCTCTCTCCCCATGAAACCGAAGATAATACTTCAGAGAAAGATTCAAGTAAAACCGATGAGAAggagaaaaacaaaaggaaTCGCACTGAAAAACCATCTAGTAGTAGAGGCAGAGCCCAGAAAAGAGGAcgcggaagaggaagaggaaggggTCGAAAAAACCTCCTCCCTGAGCTATCAGACGGTAGTTTTGATGGTGAGGGTGATGGCAGAAATAATGTAGTTGGTTTGCAGGAACCTCATGAAGCAAGACCGGGCAATCCTCAAAAAGTGCGAAGG TCAACACGATCTCGGAATCCTGTGAAGTACagtgagaaagaagatgatCAATTGGACGAGTCAAGAGGCAATGGAGAATCCCTTGGTGAGAATTTGGAAGATGTGGATGATGATTTTCTCAAAAAGTTAGGCAGCTTAGGGAATGTCTCTGAAGAAAGAACACATaatgaaacaacaacaaccatcAATGCGTCGAATAACGAGTGTCCTTCTGAAGACTATATCCAAATGGGAGGTGGGTTCTGCGTAGATGAAGCTGAGACTGGAGGAGATACTCATTTGGAGGACAAAGATAGTGATGATTACAGAGTGATGGGTGGCGGATTCTGTGTTGATGAAGATGAAACAGGTGAGAAAGATGATGCAATGGAGGCAGAGGTGTTAGAAACAGAGAATGTAAACAGCCAAAACAAAGCTAAACGTCAAAACGAAGATGCGTCGTTGGAGGAGTATGGTGGTGGCATTGAAATTGGAAATTCTTCAGGTGGAGGATTAAGTGCTATGCCTTTcttgaagagaaagaagaggaagagctGA